From a region of the Arachis ipaensis cultivar K30076 chromosome B09, Araip1.1, whole genome shotgun sequence genome:
- the LOC107617207 gene encoding uncharacterized protein LOC107617207, whose protein sequence is MEPGMRSGGPPGVFVKNRSSSGCLIVRKKGDGLSGGVGSSSSSRKMYESKKVKKRPKVELSRDSGSSGDLPMPPARRLGPETIRVCNGLNAFERGVAGGSEIVRKRDRFEQIRRNGDDLSEEDGLERMERKRSKIDAFGSDQYDDAMDVDMMRRRHFENNGGGLGGGRFAGAMHAARTGIDREFESGSSRHTIDKRKNSYHSRATGSYPGDNVDHNRFKMNRDAAQRPLPLLREKFNCGETIRIQGKNGVLKVMVKKDKMGGPLEHYDNRKPVESRQSLRAEGIAKKNVLIHPSSYSEAKPIEKQDLNVRPEKKLLATRKSSSKDSKGDEQDSDNSDTSLNVGVKGSEAPKSSKRVASEDEQIPKHEKLQTTAIKEGKIRRGSGTEKQKLREKIREMLLNSGWTIDYRPRRNRDYLDAVYINPAGTAYWSIIKAYEALQKQLNDDDPGAKLKGESSSFAPIADDVLSQLTRKTRKKMEKELKKKKKERDNIESDSEKERQFKISSSIKHDMNGMNSEINPEKLSSFLKQGSKSMKTKMIENAVNSGSSKSQNIVSQPNDGTDKSFPGNNPHVLHGRKSRKDGRCTLLIRNSNIGSSSESDDFVPYTGKRTVLSWLVDSGAVQLSQKVQYRRKKRVMLEGWITRDGIHCGCCSKILTVSKFELHAGSKLRQPYQNIYLDSGDSLLQCQIDAWSRQEKSEKISFHSVDIDGNDPNDDTCGICGDGGDLICCDSCPSTFHLSCLDIQMLPPGEWHCPNCTCKFCGVVSGPVNKDELTINALHICNLCEKKFHKRCTKEMDTFPTNSDFSGPSFCGKGCKELFEHLKKYLGTKHELDAGLTWSLIRRTDEDSDAANRGISQRVECNSKLAVALAVMDECFLPVVDRRSGINILHNVLYNTGSNFSRLNYTGFYTAILERGDEMISAASIRFRGTKLAEMPFIGTRHMYRNQGMCRRLFCAIELVLCSLKVEKLVIPAISELIHTWTTAFGFTHLEKSLRQEMRSLSMLVFPGIDMLQKLLVEQGKLEGFERIKNRDEVNTNPSMASRLDMNSSALQTPHGTDDASSNPDNDISNESSDASQEQSNKILVDRNVWSKSHSEDRLSDSASDKCVSSSSTSDDVLESNNKIVTASPGNDKLHPSANFQKDNCMSTPPIDASNCHENPVLGSENAFSDPDSAENMVEPVSAWKCHSYTDMNCDPSEHGINPALDLRVGGNALSFREFDMNDAHDEAFEADPSVNLLEENNKHVDISCSILNQGGESSLRVRYDLNDENAREDEQNFDKGFTSREMHMNDTELSASGDSSETDPA, encoded by the exons ATGGAACCGGGCATGAGATCCGGTGGCCCTCCTGGGGTTTTTGTGAAGAACAGGAGTTCTTCAGGGTGTTTGATTGTTAGGAAGAAAGGTGATGGGTTGAGTGGTGGGGTTGGCAGCTCTTCGAGCTCCAGGAAGATGTATGAATCGAAGAAAGTGAAGAAGAGGCCCAAAGTTGAGCTGAGTAGAGATTCGGGATCAAGTGGTGATCTACCGATGCCACCTGCTAGAAGGCTTGGTCCTGAAACCATTCGAGTATGCAATGGTTTGAACGCATTCGAGCGAGGCGTGGCTGGTGGCAGTGAAATTGTCAGGAAGAGGGACAGGTTTGAGCAGATTAGGCGTAATGGGGATGATTTATCTGAGGAGGATGGGTTggagaggatggaaaggaagcgcAGTAAGATTGATGCGTTTGGTTCTGATCAATATGATGATGCTATGGACGTGGACATGATGAGAAGGAGGCATTTTGAAAATAATGGGGGTGGTTTAGGAGGAGGAAGGTTTGCTGGGGCAATGCATGCTGCTAGAACTGGCATTGATAGGGAGTTTGAATCTGGTTCAAGCAGACACACTATTGATAAGAGGAAAAACTCCTACCACAGCAGGGCAACTGGCTCATACCCAGGAGATAATGTTGACCATAATAGGTTCAAGATGAACAGGGATGCAGCTCAGCGCCCTCTGCCATTGCTGAGGGAAAAGTTTAACTGTGGAGAAACTATCAGGATTCAGGGGAAAAATGGGGTTTTGAAGGTGATGGTTAAGAAGGATAAGATGGGTGGGCCACTGGAACACTATGATAATCGCAAACCTGTAGAAAGCAGACAAAGTTTGAGGGCCGAGGGGATTGCCAAGAAGAATGTTCTGATACACCCTTCATCTTACTCGGAAGCAAAACCTATTGAGAAACAAGATTTAAATGTTAGGCCAGAGAAGAAACTGTTAGCAACAAGAAAATCATCGAGTAAGGACAGTAAGGGTGATGAGCAGGATTCAGATAACAGTGACACTTCATTGAATGTAGGCGTAAAAGGCAGTGAAGCTCCCAAGTCTTCAAAGAGAGTAGCATCTGAAGATGAACAGATTCCTAAGCATGAAAAACTCCAAACTACAGCAAttaaagaaggaaaaataaggcGTGGTAGTGGCACAGAAAAGCAGAAGCTTCGAGAAAAAATCCGGGAGATGCTTCTTAATTCAGGTTGGACCATAGACTATCGCCCTCGGAGGAATAGAGACTATCTTGATGCAGTTTACATCAATCCCGCTGGTACGGCCTATTGGTCTATCATCAAGGCCTATGAGGCACTTCAGAAGCAATTGAATGATGACGACCCTGGGGCCAAGCTCAAAGGGGAGAGCTCTTCTTTTGCTCCTATTGCAGATGATGTGCTTAGTCAGTTGACAAGGAAAACTCGGAAGAAGATGGAGAAAgagttaaagaagaagaagaaggaaagagatAATATTGAGAGTGACAGTGAAAAAGAGCGTCAATTTAAGATATCTTCCAGCATCAAGCATGACATGAATGGCATGAATAGTGAAATCAATCCAGAGAAACTAAGCTCCTTTTTAAAGCAAGGAAGTAAGTCAATGAAAACTAAAATGATTGAAAATGCTGTCAACAGTGGTAGCTCTAAAAGCCAGAACATTGTCTCTCAACCGAATGATGGGACTGACAAATCATTTCCAGGAAACAATCCCCATGTCTTACATGGGAGGAAAAGTAGAAAAGACGGAAGATGCACTTTGTTAATTCGTAATTCTAACATAGGTTCAAGTTCAGAATCTGATGACTTTGTTCCATATACTGGGAAACGAACAGTGCTTTCCTGGTTGGTTGACTCAGGGGCTGTACAGTTAAGCCAAAAGGTTCAGTATCGTAGAAAGAAGCGAGTGATGCTGGAGGGATGGATCACAAGAGATGGCATTCATTGTGGCTGCTGTAGTAAAATCCTCACAGTTTCAAAATTTGAGCTTCATGCAGGAAGTAAATTGCGCCAGCCATATCAAAACATTTATTTAGACTCTGGAGATTCTCTTCTACAGTGCCAGATTGATGCATGGAGTAGGCAAGAGAAGTCTGAGAAAATCAGTTTCCATTCAGTAGATATTGATGGTAATGATCCAAATGATGATACTTGTGGTATATGTGGAGATGGAGGGGATTTGATCTGTTGTGATAGTTGTCCATCAACATTTCATCTGAGTTGCTTAGACATACAG ATGCTTCCCCCTGGTGAATGGCATTGTCCAAATTGCACCTGCAAATTTTGTGGAGTTGTCAGTGGACCTGTGAACAAAGATGAATTAACTATAAATGCCCTGCATATTTGCAACTTATGCGAGAAAAAAT TTCATAAACGTTGTACAAAGGAGATGGACACCTTTCCTACTAACTCTGATTTCTCAGGGCCTTCCTTTTGCGGAAAGGGCTGCAAAGAG CTCTTTGAGCATTTGAAAAAATACCTTGGTACCAAGCATGAATTAGATGCAGGCCTCACTTGGTCTCTCATTCGTAGAACAGATGAAGACTCAGATGCAGCTAATAGGGGGATTAGCCAGAGGGTGGAATGCAATTCCAAGCTAGCTGTTGCACTCGCTGTGATGGATGAATGTTTTTTACCAGTTGTTGATAGGAGGAGTGGGATCAATATACTACATAATGTTTTATATAATACTGG GTCAAACTTCAGTCGGTTGAATTATACTGGTTTTTATACTGCTATTTTGGAGCGAGGGGATGAAATGATTTCCGCCGCATCAATCAG GTTCCGTGGGACCAAGTTAGCTGAGATGCCATTCATTGGAACTCGCCATATGTATAGGAATCAGGGGATGTGCCGCCGGCTCTTTTGTGCAATTGAATTG GTTCTTTGCTCTTTGAAGGTTGAGAAACTGGTTattccagcgatttctgaactCATTCATACATGGACAACAGCTTTTGGCTTCACGCATCTTGAGAAATCACTCAGACAAGAAATGAGGTCATTGAGTATGTTGGTCTTCCCTGGTATAGATATGTTGCAGAAGCTGCTAGTGGAGCAAGGAAAACTTGAGG GTTTTGAGAGAATTAAAAATAGAGATGAGGTTAATACTAATCCCAGTATGGCTAGTAGGTTGGACATGAATTCCTCAGCCCTGCAAACTCCTCATGGAACCGATGATGCTAGTTCAAATCCTGACAATGACATAAGCAATGAATCTAGTGATGCTTCTCAAGAACAAAGCAACAAAATCTTGGTTGACAGGAATGTGTGGTCAAAATCTCATTCTGAGGATAGGTTATCTGATTCTGCTTCAGATAAATGCGTTTCATCTTCTAGTACCAGTGATGATGTGCTAGAATCGAACAATAAAATAGTGACAGCCTCTCCTGGTAATGATAAATTGCATCCTTCTGCGAATTTTCAAAAGGACAATTGTATGAGTACTCCTCCAATAGATGCTTCAAATTGCCATGAAAATCCAGTTTTGGGTTCCGAGAATGCTTTTTCTGACCCTGATTCTGCAGAAAATATGGTTGAACCTGTTTCTGCGTGGAAATGTCACTCATACACTGATATGAATTGTGATCCCTCGGAGCATGGTATCAATCCAGCATTGGATTTGCGTGTGGGGGGTAATGCTTTGTCTTTTAGAGAGTTTGATATGAATGATGCCCATGATGAGGCTTTTGAAGCTGATCCATCAGTGAATTTGCTTGAGGAGAATAATAAACACGTGGATATCTCTTGTTCTATTCTTAATCAAGGTGGTGAGAGTTCTTTGCGAGTAAGATATGATTTGAATGATGAAAATGCTCGTGAGGATGAACAAAATTTCGACAAAGGATTTACTTCACGGGAAATGCATATGAATGATACTGAGCTAAGTGCATCTGGTGATAGTTCTGAGACTGATCCAGCATAA